In Patulibacter sp. SYSU D01012, a single window of DNA contains:
- a CDS encoding NlpC/P60 family protein produces MRTTNGVRAKRYKGTTVDGRTAYFARVPLAAPAQVQNAVIAANKIVGKPYKWGGGHARVEDSGYDCSGTVSYALIGAQLLDAPLSSYEFDDAWKTGEAGTGQWMTVYGNDSHAFAIIAGLRLDTSAAYDKGGLKGPQWRPNNRKDADDFVATHPAGL; encoded by the coding sequence ATGCGCACCACGAACGGCGTGCGCGCCAAGCGCTACAAGGGCACGACCGTCGACGGTCGCACCGCCTACTTCGCCCGCGTCCCGCTCGCGGCGCCGGCCCAGGTGCAGAACGCCGTCATCGCCGCGAACAAGATCGTCGGCAAGCCATACAAGTGGGGCGGCGGCCACGCCCGCGTCGAGGACTCGGGCTACGACTGCTCCGGCACCGTCTCCTACGCGCTGATCGGCGCGCAGCTGCTCGACGCGCCGCTCTCGTCCTACGAGTTCGACGACGCCTGGAAGACGGGCGAGGCGGGCACCGGCCAGTGGATGACCGTCTACGGCAACGACTCGCACGCCTTCGCGATCATCGCGGGCCTGCGGCTCGACACCTCGGCCGCGTACGACAAGGGCGGCCTCAAGGGCCCGCAGTGGCGCCCGAACAACCGCAAGGACGCGGACGACTTCGTCGCGACGCACCCGGCGGGGCTCTAG
- the htpX gene encoding zinc metalloprotease HtpX, translated as MSRGASFGRDPGLQTRMVGTLFGLGLLYVVFAAVLFAAMRNAGGAIVICLVLLLFQFFTADKLALRSMHAHEVSPAQAPELHAMIDRLCLQADLPKPKVAIADDRMPNAFAVGRSQKSSTVCVTTGLLELLPPAELEGVLAHELAHVAHRDVLVMTVASFFASLAAMIMQNAFWFGGGNRDNRDNGPGLLAVVAVSALVYAVSFFLLRALSRYREFAADRGAAIVTGRPSALAAALVRISDGIARTPDQDLREVGPVQAFYILPPRAKKAVSSLFSTHPPTEKRIAALQRIEAQLQAGRTV; from the coding sequence ATGTCACGCGGCGCGTCGTTCGGCCGGGATCCGGGCCTCCAGACCCGGATGGTCGGCACCCTCTTCGGCCTCGGCCTGCTCTACGTCGTCTTCGCGGCGGTGCTCTTCGCCGCGATGCGCAACGCCGGCGGGGCGATCGTCATCTGCCTCGTCCTGCTGCTCTTCCAGTTCTTCACGGCCGACAAGCTGGCGCTGCGGTCGATGCACGCGCACGAGGTCTCCCCGGCCCAGGCGCCGGAGCTGCACGCGATGATCGACCGGCTCTGCCTGCAGGCCGACCTGCCGAAGCCGAAGGTCGCGATCGCGGACGACCGGATGCCGAACGCGTTCGCGGTCGGGCGGTCGCAGAAGAGCTCGACGGTCTGCGTCACGACCGGGCTGCTCGAGCTGCTGCCGCCCGCCGAGCTCGAGGGCGTCCTCGCCCACGAGCTCGCGCACGTCGCCCACCGCGACGTGCTCGTCATGACCGTCGCGAGCTTCTTCGCGTCGCTCGCCGCGATGATCATGCAGAACGCCTTCTGGTTCGGCGGGGGCAACCGCGACAACCGCGACAACGGCCCCGGGCTCCTGGCGGTCGTCGCCGTCTCCGCGCTCGTCTACGCGGTCAGCTTCTTCCTGCTGCGCGCGCTCTCCCGCTACCGCGAGTTCGCGGCCGATCGCGGCGCCGCGATCGTCACGGGCCGGCCCAGCGCGCTCGCCGCGGCCCTCGTGCGGATCAGCGACGGCATCGCGCGCACCCCGGACCAGGACCTGCGCGAGGTCGGCCCGGTCCAGGCGTTCTACATCCTGCCGCCGCGGGCGAAGAAGGCCGTCTCCAGCCTCTTCTCGACGCACCCGCCGACGGAGAAGCGCATCGCCGCCCTCCAGCGGATCGAGGCGCAGCTCCAGGCCGGCCGGACGGTCTGA
- a CDS encoding M23 family metallopeptidase has protein sequence MPRSSLRPRPRRALPGVGVALLVTAGLATGAVPLGTPEHADAASQQKLEQLRGKIGSTRAKVEKRKSRERVLTSDIQRYSSRVSELQTRIDGLQGRQDAVQADLDQSQALLTRTQGELRSERQRLVRLRARLVEARRTLAARLVELYQADKPDIVTVVVNSDGFSDLLERGEFISRIGAQDQRVMRDVKAAKDEAVSTEARLAKLEKVRRDSTARIEQRRDEIVQVKGRLVSARGTVAEARRERNALLRTVRSQRKDLEGDLSEMEREESKIQSQLSGMPSGGPVKHGSGALDYPANGTFTSPFGYRWGKLHAGIDIAVPVGTPVHAAAAGTVAIAGWVGGYGNYVCINHGGGLSTCYGHNSKLGVSVGQKVSKGQVIAASGNTGHSTGPHIHFETRVNGVPRDPMGYL, from the coding sequence GTGCCTCGGTCCTCCCTCCGTCCACGCCCCCGCCGCGCCCTTCCCGGGGTCGGCGTCGCGCTCCTCGTCACCGCCGGCCTCGCCACGGGCGCCGTGCCGCTCGGGACCCCCGAGCACGCCGACGCCGCGTCCCAGCAGAAGCTCGAGCAGCTGCGCGGGAAGATCGGCAGCACGCGGGCGAAGGTCGAGAAGCGCAAGAGCCGCGAGCGCGTCCTGACGTCCGACATCCAGCGCTACAGCTCCCGCGTGAGCGAGCTGCAGACGCGGATCGACGGGCTCCAGGGCCGCCAGGACGCCGTGCAGGCCGACCTGGACCAGAGCCAGGCGCTGCTCACCCGCACGCAGGGCGAGCTGCGCTCGGAGCGCCAGCGCCTGGTGCGGCTGCGGGCGCGGCTGGTCGAGGCGCGGCGCACGCTCGCGGCGCGGCTCGTCGAGCTGTACCAGGCCGACAAGCCCGACATCGTCACCGTCGTCGTCAACTCCGACGGGTTCTCCGACCTGCTCGAGCGCGGCGAGTTCATCTCGCGCATCGGCGCCCAGGACCAGCGCGTGATGCGCGACGTGAAGGCCGCGAAGGACGAGGCGGTCTCGACGGAGGCGCGCCTGGCGAAGCTCGAGAAGGTGCGGCGCGACTCGACCGCGCGCATCGAGCAGCGTCGGGACGAGATCGTCCAGGTCAAGGGCCGCCTCGTCAGCGCCCGCGGCACGGTCGCGGAGGCCCGCCGCGAGCGCAACGCCCTCCTGCGGACCGTGCGCTCCCAGCGCAAGGACCTCGAAGGCGACCTCTCCGAGATGGAGCGGGAGGAGTCGAAGATCCAGAGCCAGCTCTCCGGCATGCCGAGCGGCGGGCCGGTCAAGCACGGCAGCGGCGCCCTCGACTACCCGGCCAACGGCACCTTCACCTCGCCCTTCGGCTACCGCTGGGGCAAGCTCCACGCCGGCATCGACATCGCCGTCCCCGTCGGCACGCCGGTGCACGCGGCCGCGGCGGGCACCGTCGCCATCGCGGGCTGGGTCGGCGGCTACGGCAACTACGTCTGCATCAACCACGGCGGCGGGCTGTCCACCTGCTACGGCCACAACTCGAAGCTCGGTGTGAGCGTCGGCCAGAAGGTCAGCAAGGGCCAGGTCATCGCCGCCAGCGGCAACACCGGGCACAGCACCGGGCCGCACATCCACTTCGAGACCCGCGTGAACGGGGTCCCGCGGGACCCGATGGGCTACCTGTAG
- a CDS encoding HAD-IA family hydrolase, translated as MRAILSDLDGTLVDSTPAVMRVWGGWMRERGITPPPGGHPHGIPSRQVVAMLAPHLDAAAEARELERREVEDLDGVVALPGARELLAAAAGAADAPAGLPPVVVVTSCTAPLARARLFAARLPLPARIVTAERTERVKPDPDPYLLAARELGVPPEECVVLEDAPAGVAAGRAAGMHVVAVRTSHPDAELADADEIVDDVAAFLAGLPSGGEDRS; from the coding sequence ATGCGCGCCATCCTCTCCGACCTCGACGGCACCCTCGTGGACTCCACCCCGGCGGTCATGCGCGTCTGGGGCGGCTGGATGCGCGAGCGCGGGATCACCCCGCCGCCCGGCGGCCACCCCCACGGCATCCCGTCGCGGCAGGTCGTCGCCATGCTCGCGCCGCACCTGGACGCCGCCGCCGAGGCCCGCGAGCTGGAGCGGCGCGAGGTCGAGGACCTGGACGGCGTCGTGGCGCTGCCCGGCGCGCGGGAGCTGCTCGCCGCAGCGGCCGGCGCGGCCGACGCGCCCGCCGGGCTGCCGCCCGTGGTCGTCGTCACGTCGTGCACCGCTCCCCTGGCGCGGGCGCGCCTGTTCGCCGCGCGCCTGCCGCTGCCCGCGCGGATCGTCACCGCCGAGCGCACCGAGCGCGTCAAGCCCGACCCGGACCCGTACCTGCTCGCCGCGCGCGAGCTCGGCGTGCCGCCCGAGGAGTGCGTCGTGCTCGAGGACGCCCCCGCCGGCGTGGCCGCGGGGCGCGCGGCCGGCATGCACGTCGTCGCGGTCCGCACGTCGCACCCGGACGCCGAGCTGGCCGACGCCGACGAGATCGTCGACGACGTCGCCGCGTTCCTCGCCGGCCTGCCGTCGGGCGGCGAGGACCGCAGCTAG
- a CDS encoding homoserine dehydrogenase produces MTPDAPAPFRVGLLGHGTVGSSVAELLPERADAIAHVTGLRPEIAGVLTRSRGDFDAILAGSDLIVEVMGGIEPARDYVVRALRAGKHVVTANKQLLAEHGEELWGLARENRVQLRFEAAVAGVVPVIRVLQESLTGQHVERLHGIVNGTTNFILTQMAATGASYEEALAEAQRLGYAEADPTDDVTGKDAAAKMAILARLAFDTPVHLSDVPYEGIAHLTTEDIEYARDLGLSLRLIGTAERIGDELAVRVHPAFLYAGHPLAAVDGAFNAVTIESPAITEITLSGPGAGGSQTATAVVGDVISAMIPPAQTPDTRHRLGFVRDVASSFYLHVEVADRPGVLAQIAQVLGLQGVSVKSVVQKGTGTGARLVLVVHPVLESRFYGAVQMIASKDFVTAPPRAIRVVEELGA; encoded by the coding sequence ATGACGCCGGACGCTCCCGCCCCGTTCCGCGTCGGCCTGCTCGGCCACGGCACCGTCGGCTCGTCCGTCGCGGAGCTGCTGCCCGAGCGCGCCGACGCGATCGCCCACGTGACGGGGCTGCGCCCCGAGATCGCCGGCGTGCTCACGCGCAGCCGCGGCGACTTCGACGCGATCCTCGCCGGCAGCGACCTGATCGTCGAGGTCATGGGCGGGATCGAGCCCGCGCGCGACTACGTCGTCCGTGCGCTGCGCGCCGGCAAGCACGTCGTCACGGCGAACAAGCAGCTGCTGGCCGAGCACGGCGAGGAGCTGTGGGGCCTGGCCCGCGAGAACCGCGTCCAGCTGCGCTTCGAGGCCGCCGTCGCCGGCGTCGTGCCGGTGATCCGCGTGCTGCAGGAGTCGCTGACCGGTCAGCACGTCGAGCGCCTGCACGGGATCGTCAACGGCACGACCAACTTCATCCTCACGCAGATGGCCGCCACGGGCGCCTCGTACGAGGAGGCGCTCGCCGAGGCGCAGCGCCTGGGCTACGCCGAGGCCGACCCGACGGACGACGTCACCGGCAAGGACGCCGCGGCGAAGATGGCGATCCTGGCGCGCCTGGCGTTCGACACGCCGGTGCACCTGTCCGACGTCCCGTACGAGGGCATCGCGCACCTGACGACCGAGGACATCGAGTACGCCCGCGACCTGGGCCTGTCGCTGCGCCTGATCGGCACCGCCGAGCGCATCGGCGACGAGCTCGCCGTCCGGGTGCACCCCGCGTTCCTCTACGCCGGCCACCCGCTCGCGGCCGTCGACGGCGCCTTCAACGCCGTGACGATCGAGTCGCCGGCGATCACCGAGATCACGCTGTCGGGCCCGGGCGCCGGCGGCTCGCAGACCGCGACCGCGGTCGTCGGCGACGTCATCTCGGCGATGATCCCGCCGGCCCAGACGCCCGACACCCGGCACCGCCTGGGCTTCGTCCGCGACGTCGCGTCGAGCTTCTACCTGCACGTCGAGGTCGCCGACCGGCCCGGCGTGCTCGCGCAGATCGCCCAGGTCCTCGGCCTGCAGGGCGTCTCCGTCAAGAGCGTCGTCCAGAAGGGGACCGGCACCGGCGCCCGCCTGGTGCTCGTCGTCCACCCCGTCCTGGAGTCGCGCTTCTACGGCGCCGTGCAGATGATCGCGTCGAAGGACTTCGTCACCGCGCCGCCGCGCGCCATCCGCGTCGTCGAGGAGCTCGGGGCATGA
- the lysA gene encoding diaminopimelate decarboxylase — MAAADPLAVYPLGSAFDEEGRLLLGGCRATDLAREHGTPAYVVVEDDLRAQARAYREAFDRHAPGSHVSFASKANPCTAVLRVLEQEGLGCDVASGGELALALHAGFAPDRIHVHGNAKSEAELAAAVEAGVRHVVLDGLDEIERLARVAAERGRVQPVLLRITPDVRGDTHDGISTGQAESKFGFGMDDARVALDRVRGHAGLRLDGLHFHVGSQLLELDVFRRAVRAVAPLMDGLGELNLGGGLGVAYTADQVAQLPSVDAYVREKVAAVRDLLGDRVRIGDEPGRSLVGRAGVTLYTVQTVKRNVVTWVGVDGGMADNLRPMLYGARYEAQIADRFAPRTAADGTLVPGAHARVTGKHCESSDVVVADALLDAPRAGDVLVTPVTGAYGYAMSNTYNGVPRPPVVFVGGGRSRVVVRRERVDELWARDVD, encoded by the coding sequence ATGGCCGCCGCCGATCCCCTCGCCGTCTACCCGCTCGGGTCCGCCTTCGACGAGGAGGGACGCCTCCTGCTCGGCGGCTGCCGCGCGACCGACCTGGCGCGCGAGCACGGCACGCCCGCCTACGTCGTCGTCGAGGACGACCTGCGCGCCCAGGCCCGCGCCTACCGCGAGGCGTTCGACCGTCACGCGCCCGGCTCGCACGTCTCGTTCGCCTCGAAGGCCAACCCGTGCACGGCGGTGCTGCGGGTCCTCGAGCAGGAGGGCCTCGGCTGCGACGTCGCCTCGGGCGGCGAGCTCGCGCTCGCGCTGCACGCCGGCTTCGCCCCGGACCGCATCCACGTGCACGGCAACGCCAAGTCGGAGGCGGAGCTGGCCGCGGCGGTCGAGGCCGGGGTGCGGCACGTCGTCCTGGACGGCCTGGACGAGATCGAGCGGCTCGCGCGCGTCGCGGCCGAGCGGGGGCGGGTCCAGCCCGTGCTCCTCCGCATCACGCCGGACGTCCGCGGCGACACCCACGACGGCATCTCCACGGGCCAGGCCGAGTCGAAGTTCGGGTTCGGGATGGACGACGCCCGCGTCGCGCTCGATCGCGTCCGCGGCCACGCCGGCCTGCGGCTCGATGGCCTGCACTTCCACGTCGGCTCCCAGCTGCTCGAGCTCGACGTCTTCCGCCGGGCCGTGCGGGCCGTCGCCCCGCTCATGGACGGGCTGGGCGAGCTCAACCTCGGCGGCGGCCTGGGGGTCGCCTACACCGCCGACCAGGTCGCGCAGCTGCCGTCCGTCGACGCGTACGTGCGGGAGAAGGTGGCGGCGGTGCGCGACCTGCTCGGCGACCGGGTGCGGATCGGCGACGAGCCCGGACGCTCGCTGGTCGGCCGCGCCGGCGTCACCCTCTACACGGTCCAGACCGTCAAGCGGAACGTCGTCACCTGGGTCGGGGTGGACGGCGGGATGGCCGACAACCTGCGCCCGATGCTCTACGGCGCCCGGTACGAGGCGCAGATCGCCGACCGCTTCGCGCCCCGCACCGCGGCGGACGGGACGCTCGTCCCCGGCGCCCACGCGCGCGTGACGGGCAAGCACTGCGAGTCGAGCGACGTCGTGGTCGCCGACGCCCTGCTCGACGCGCCGCGGGCGGGCGACGTCCTCGTCACGCCGGTGACCGGGGCGTACGGGTACGCGATGAGCAACACGTACAACGGCGTGCCCCGCCCGCCCGTGGTCTTCGTCGGCGGCGGCCGCTCGCGCGTCGTCGTCCGCCGCGAGCGCGTCGACGAGCTGTGGGCCCGCGACGTGGACTGA
- a CDS encoding prolipoprotein diacylglyceryl transferase family protein: MQPEIDLLGLPIKTFGLCFALAFLAAGALLTRRFRELRWPAEQATEALLAALVGGLVGARAYWVVDNWSEAQGDLVGSLFGGAGLTWYGGALGGALAVLAWAAWRGRLDLRLLDAVAPSLAVGYAIGRVGCQVSGDGDYGKASDLPWAMAYPNGVVPTDEVVQPTPIYETLWMGLAALVLWQLRDRLPRLALFGLYLVLAGSERFVVEFWRHNPEGSLGLTAAQITSVGLMVAGAAALVLAYRRGRAGGEPATA; this comes from the coding sequence GTGCAGCCCGAGATCGACCTGCTGGGCCTGCCGATCAAGACGTTCGGGCTGTGCTTCGCCCTGGCGTTCCTGGCGGCCGGTGCGCTCCTGACCCGGCGCTTCCGCGAGCTGCGGTGGCCGGCGGAGCAGGCGACCGAGGCGCTCCTGGCCGCCCTGGTCGGCGGCCTCGTCGGCGCCCGCGCCTACTGGGTCGTGGACAACTGGTCCGAGGCGCAGGGCGACCTGGTCGGCTCGCTCTTCGGCGGCGCGGGGCTGACGTGGTACGGCGGCGCCCTCGGCGGCGCGCTCGCCGTCCTGGCGTGGGCCGCGTGGCGGGGCCGGCTGGACCTGCGGCTGCTCGACGCCGTCGCGCCGTCGCTGGCCGTGGGCTACGCGATCGGGCGCGTGGGGTGCCAGGTGTCGGGCGACGGCGACTACGGCAAGGCCTCCGACCTGCCGTGGGCGATGGCGTACCCGAACGGCGTCGTGCCGACGGACGAGGTCGTGCAGCCGACGCCGATCTACGAGACCCTCTGGATGGGCCTGGCCGCCCTGGTGCTGTGGCAGCTGCGCGACCGCCTGCCCCGCCTGGCGCTCTTCGGCCTGTACCTCGTGCTGGCGGGCTCGGAGCGCTTCGTCGTCGAGTTCTGGCGGCACAACCCCGAGGGCAGCCTGGGCCTGACGGCCGCCCAGATCACGAGCGTCGGCCTGATGGTCGCCGGGGCGGCGGCGCTCGTGCTCGCGTACCGCCGCGGCCGCGCGGGCGGCGAGCCGGCGACCGCCTGA
- a CDS encoding PspA/IM30 family protein, whose product MSTTIKAKLSRVLDKAEDPGETLDYSYQKQLENLQNVKKGIADVVTAKKRLQLQTDKQQQALVKLDTQARQALAAGNEELARVALERKTLIQNELQGLDAQIADLERQQQNLVDSEAKLRTKVEQFRTKKEVIKAQYNAAEAQVRISEAASGVGESMAEVGMAMQRAVDKTENMKARADAVAELEQAGTFGDMMELGSGKDDIDRQLEQLTSGTQVDAELARMKAELGQGSAPAGELGAGETAPGATQTAPSPQAQERDA is encoded by the coding sequence ATGTCCACCACGATCAAAGCCAAGCTCTCGCGAGTCTTGGACAAGGCTGAGGACCCCGGCGAGACGCTGGACTACAGCTACCAGAAGCAGCTGGAGAACCTGCAGAACGTCAAGAAGGGCATCGCGGACGTCGTCACCGCGAAGAAGCGCCTGCAGCTCCAGACCGACAAGCAGCAGCAGGCGCTCGTCAAGCTCGACACGCAGGCCCGCCAGGCGCTCGCCGCCGGCAACGAGGAGCTCGCCCGCGTCGCCCTCGAGCGCAAGACGCTGATCCAGAACGAGCTGCAGGGCCTCGACGCCCAGATCGCCGATCTCGAGCGCCAGCAGCAGAACCTCGTCGACTCCGAGGCGAAGCTCCGCACGAAGGTCGAGCAGTTCCGGACGAAGAAGGAGGTCATCAAGGCGCAGTACAACGCCGCGGAGGCCCAGGTCCGGATCTCGGAGGCCGCGAGCGGGGTCGGCGAGTCGATGGCCGAGGTCGGCATGGCGATGCAGCGCGCCGTCGACAAGACCGAGAACATGAAGGCCCGTGCCGACGCCGTGGCCGAGCTGGAGCAGGCCGGCACGTTCGGCGACATGATGGAGCTCGGCTCGGGCAAGGACGACATCGACCGCCAGCTCGAGCAGCTCACGAGCGGCACGCAGGTCGACGCCGAGCTGGCCCGCATGAAGGCCGAGCTGGGCCAGGGCAGCGCGCCCGCCGGCGAGCTCGGCGCGGGGGAGACCGCCCCGGGCGCCACGCAGACCGCCCCGTCGCCGCAGGCGCAGGAGCGGGACGCGTGA
- the thrC gene encoding threonine synthase: MGLIERYMDRLPFAPGDPVVSLNEGSTPLVLAPRLSERVGAEVHLKYEGLNPTGSFKDRGMTCAVSAAVRDGAEAVICASTGNTAAALAAYSARAGIRGVVLVPDGKIAAGKLAQALMHGAQVVALRGNFDEALRLVREITQTHPIALVNSVNDFRIEGQKTAAFELMEDLDGRLDALCIPVGNAGNITAYWKGFRELHEEDPSVALPAMHGFQARGANPLVRGEAVAAPETVASAIRIGNPARWEEAMAAMTGSGGKVADVTDEEILDAYRFLAREEGVFCEPASATSVAGLLKHGAGDAERIACVLTGHGLKDPQTALDESPPVIPCDPTLETLERVLLG; this comes from the coding sequence ATGGGCCTGATCGAGCGGTACATGGACCGCCTGCCGTTCGCGCCCGGCGACCCCGTCGTCTCGCTCAACGAGGGCTCGACCCCGCTCGTCCTCGCCCCGCGCCTGTCCGAGCGCGTCGGCGCCGAGGTGCATCTGAAGTACGAGGGCCTGAACCCCACGGGCTCGTTCAAGGACCGCGGCATGACGTGCGCCGTCTCCGCCGCCGTGCGCGACGGCGCCGAGGCCGTCATCTGCGCCTCGACGGGCAACACGGCCGCCGCCCTGGCCGCCTACTCCGCGCGCGCCGGCATCCGCGGCGTCGTGCTCGTGCCGGACGGCAAGATCGCCGCGGGCAAGCTCGCCCAGGCGCTCATGCACGGCGCCCAGGTCGTCGCGCTGCGCGGCAACTTCGACGAGGCGCTGCGCCTCGTCCGCGAGATCACCCAGACGCACCCGATCGCGCTCGTCAACTCGGTCAACGACTTCCGGATCGAGGGCCAGAAGACCGCCGCCTTCGAGCTGATGGAGGACCTGGACGGGCGCCTCGACGCGCTCTGCATCCCCGTCGGCAACGCCGGCAACATCACGGCCTACTGGAAGGGCTTCCGCGAGCTGCACGAGGAGGACCCGTCCGTCGCGCTCCCGGCGATGCACGGCTTCCAGGCCCGGGGCGCCAACCCGCTCGTGCGCGGCGAGGCCGTGGCGGCGCCGGAGACCGTCGCGTCCGCGATCCGCATCGGCAACCCGGCGCGGTGGGAGGAGGCGATGGCCGCGATGACGGGGTCGGGCGGCAAGGTCGCCGACGTCACCGACGAGGAGATCCTCGACGCCTACCGCTTCCTCGCCCGCGAGGAGGGCGTGTTCTGCGAGCCGGCGTCCGCGACGTCGGTCGCCGGGCTGCTGAAGCACGGCGCCGGGGACGCGGAGCGCATCGCCTGCGTGCTCACCGGTCACGGCCTGAAGGACCCCCAGACGGCGCTCGACGAGTCGCCGCCGGTGATCCCGTGCGACCCGACGCTCGAGACGCTCGAGCGGGTCCTCCTCGGCTGA
- the thrB gene encoding homoserine kinase — MGRTVSVSVPASSANLGPGFDCMAAALGLWLHVEVEETGTFAVEHDLPLPADRDNAIVQAFERLRPAEGLTFRVRTEIPLAGGLGSSATAIVAGLAAAAALDGGSTEPDALLPLAVDLEGHPDNVTAALYGGFVLTDGSWTVRIPPPPGLEAVFVVPHDAVRTAAARAVLPHHVPLEDATANVAWASALAVGLERGDLDIVGHSLRDLLHQPHRAALFPRSAELVDDAAELGAIGATVSGAGPTVMLWTRSADAHAVLAAAQDRCAAWATVLHAPFAGEGVRVTVAA, encoded by the coding sequence ATGGGCCGCACCGTCTCCGTCTCCGTCCCCGCGTCGAGCGCCAACCTCGGGCCGGGGTTCGACTGCATGGCCGCGGCCCTCGGGCTGTGGCTGCACGTCGAGGTGGAGGAGACCGGCACCTTCGCCGTCGAGCACGACCTGCCGTTGCCGGCCGACCGCGACAACGCGATCGTGCAGGCCTTCGAGCGGCTGCGGCCCGCGGAGGGCCTGACCTTCCGGGTGCGCACCGAGATCCCGCTCGCGGGCGGCCTGGGCTCGAGCGCCACGGCGATCGTGGCGGGCCTGGCCGCCGCCGCCGCGCTCGACGGCGGATCGACCGAGCCGGACGCCCTGCTGCCGCTGGCGGTCGACCTGGAGGGGCATCCCGACAACGTCACCGCGGCGCTCTACGGCGGCTTCGTGCTGACCGACGGGTCCTGGACCGTGCGCATCCCGCCCCCGCCGGGGCTCGAGGCCGTCTTCGTCGTGCCCCACGACGCCGTCCGCACCGCCGCCGCCCGCGCCGTCCTGCCGCACCACGTGCCGCTGGAGGACGCGACGGCCAACGTCGCCTGGGCGTCGGCGCTCGCCGTCGGGCTCGAGCGCGGCGACCTGGACATCGTGGGCCACAGCCTGCGCGACCTGCTGCACCAGCCGCACCGGGCGGCGCTGTTCCCCCGCTCGGCCGAGCTCGTGGACGACGCGGCCGAGCTGGGCGCCATCGGCGCGACGGTGTCGGGCGCGGGCCCCACGGTGATGCTGTGGACTCGGTCGGCCGACGCGCACGCGGTCCTCGCCGCCGCGCAGGACCGCTGCGCCGCGTGGGCCACCGTCCTGCACGCACCGTTCGCCGGCGAGGGCGTGCGCGTGACCGTCGCCGCCTGA
- a CDS encoding SRPBCC family protein, translating to MDPVRESITIERPREEVFAYLADVANHREFLAGRFEDWRLTREDSIGQGAGARFHLKLPFNRFSYYDYTFTEVDAPFRIAFVGRGGKYARTMFLGEITVVQDDPHAVTVAWSMESDPGLLSDSIMETVGGMHGAVRRSLRKGLRTLRAILEDGAEGAGRVSIAGGARKPASNFRLDPRLADEAPAAGAHAVAGRLD from the coding sequence GTGGATCCGGTGCGGGAGTCGATCACCATCGAGCGGCCGCGCGAGGAGGTGTTCGCCTATCTCGCCGACGTCGCCAACCACCGCGAGTTCCTCGCCGGCCGGTTCGAGGACTGGCGCCTGACCCGCGAGGACTCCATCGGGCAGGGGGCCGGGGCGCGCTTCCACCTGAAGCTGCCCTTCAACCGCTTCTCGTACTACGACTACACCTTCACCGAGGTCGACGCGCCGTTCCGGATCGCGTTCGTCGGCCGCGGCGGCAAGTACGCCCGCACGATGTTCCTCGGCGAGATCACGGTGGTGCAGGACGACCCGCACGCCGTGACGGTCGCGTGGAGCATGGAGTCCGACCCGGGCCTGCTCTCCGACAGCATCATGGAGACCGTCGGCGGCATGCACGGCGCCGTGCGTCGCTCGCTCCGCAAGGGCCTGCGCACCCTCCGGGCGATCCTCGAGGACGGCGCCGAGGGCGCCGGTCGGGTCAGCATCGCCGGCGGGGCCCGCAAGCCCGCCTCCAACTTCCGCCTGGATCCGCGGCTCGCCGACGAGGCCCCGGCCGCGGGCGCGCACGCGGTCGCCGGTCGGCTCGACTAG